A DNA window from Chryseobacterium sp. MEBOG06 contains the following coding sequences:
- the rpmB gene encoding 50S ribosomal protein L28, whose protein sequence is MSRICQITGKRAMVGNNVSHANNKTKRRFEINLLEKKFYLPEQDKHVTLKVSAHGLRVINKIGIEEAIERATRNGLIKKN, encoded by the coding sequence ATGTCAAGAATTTGCCAAATAACAGGAAAGCGTGCAATGGTTGGTAACAACGTTTCTCACGCTAATAACAAAACGAAGCGTCGTTTTGAAATTAACTTATTAGAGAAGAAGTTTTACCTTCCAGAGCAAGATAAGCACGTAACACTGAAAGTATCAGCTCATGGATTGAGAGTGATTAACAAGATTGGAATCGAAGAAGCTATTGAAAGAGCTACTAGAAACGGATTGATTAAAAAGAATTAA
- the rpmG gene encoding 50S ribosomal protein L33 has protein sequence MAKKGNRVQVILECTEHKESGMPGMSRYISTKNKKNTTERLELKKYNPVLKRSTLHKEIK, from the coding sequence ATGGCAAAAAAAGGAAATAGAGTTCAAGTAATCCTTGAATGTACAGAGCACAAAGAAAGTGGTATGCCAGGAATGTCTAGATACATTTCTACAAAAAATAAGAAGAACACTACAGAGAGATTGGAATTGAAAAAATACAATCCTGTTCTTAAAAGATCTACCCTTCACAAAGAAATTAAGTAA
- a CDS encoding DUF4295 domain-containing protein, translating into MAKKVVATLQSGQSKKMTKVVKMVKSSKSGAYVFEEKVMNADEVDGYLKK; encoded by the coding sequence ATGGCAAAGAAAGTAGTAGCAACCCTACAAAGCGGTCAATCTAAGAAGATGACTAAAGTGGTGAAAATGGTTAAGTCTTCTAAATCTGGAGCTTACGTTTTCGAAGAAAAAGTAATGAATGCTGACGAAGTTGACGGTTATTTGAAAAAATAA
- a CDS encoding RidA family protein, producing MKKILALVFTVTFLFSFSQKTMTSTEYKSSPKVFNIKGLSQSVSIDCGSSKMILLSGQVPLDPEGNLVGNNVEEQSRQVFENMENILKEYGATGKDIIKLGIFITDISKTPDFRKVRDMHVNLQNPPVSSLIEVSRLFRDDVLIEVEATAVIKNK from the coding sequence ATGAAAAAGATTCTCGCTCTGGTCTTTACAGTAACTTTTCTATTTTCATTCAGTCAGAAAACAATGACCTCTACAGAATATAAAAGTTCGCCAAAGGTTTTCAATATTAAAGGACTTTCTCAATCTGTAAGTATTGACTGTGGAAGTTCTAAAATGATTTTACTATCTGGGCAGGTACCTCTGGACCCAGAAGGTAATCTGGTGGGAAATAATGTAGAAGAGCAGAGCCGTCAGGTTTTTGAAAATATGGAAAATATCCTGAAGGAATACGGAGCTACAGGAAAAGATATTATTAAACTGGGAATTTTCATTACAGACATCTCTAAAACTCCGGATTTCAGAAAAGTAAGGGATATGCATGTCAATCTTCAGAATCCTCCTGTAAGCAGCCTTATTGAGGTGAGCAGGCTTTTTAGAGATGATGTGCTAATAGAAGTAGAAGCCACAGCGGTGATTAAAAATAAATAA
- the ftsY gene encoding signal recognition particle-docking protein FtsY, whose amino-acid sequence MSWFKNIFKKEEKETLDKGLEKSSQGFFEKMTKAVVGKSKVDDEVLDDLEEILIASDVGASTTIKIIGRIEERVARDKYVGVSELDHILREEISGLLLENPHAGTGNIDASKKPYVIMVVGVNGVGKTTTIGKLAHQFKSEGKKVVLGAGDTFRAAAVDQLTIWSERVGVAIVKQEMGSDPASVAFDTVQSAVAQNADVVIIDTAGRLHNKINLMNELSKIKRVMQKVIPDAPHEILLVLDGSTGQNAFEQAKQFTAATEVNALAVTKLDGTAKGGVVIGISDQFQIPVKYIGVGEKMHDLQLFNGTEFVDSFFKKR is encoded by the coding sequence ATGAGTTGGTTTAAAAATATTTTCAAAAAGGAAGAAAAAGAAACTTTAGACAAAGGATTGGAAAAATCCAGTCAGGGATTCTTTGAAAAAATGACGAAAGCCGTAGTCGGTAAAAGCAAAGTAGATGATGAAGTACTGGATGATCTTGAAGAAATACTGATCGCATCCGACGTAGGAGCCTCTACCACGATCAAAATCATAGGGAGAATTGAAGAGCGTGTTGCCAGAGACAAATATGTTGGGGTAAGCGAACTTGATCATATTCTTCGCGAAGAGATTTCAGGATTGCTTCTTGAAAATCCTCATGCCGGTACCGGAAATATTGATGCTTCCAAAAAACCATATGTCATCATGGTAGTTGGAGTAAACGGAGTTGGAAAAACGACTACGATCGGGAAACTGGCTCACCAGTTCAAGTCCGAAGGCAAGAAAGTAGTTTTGGGAGCCGGTGATACCTTCAGAGCGGCAGCTGTAGATCAGCTTACCATCTGGAGTGAAAGAGTGGGCGTTGCCATCGTAAAACAGGAAATGGGCTCTGATCCAGCTTCCGTAGCATTTGACACGGTACAAAGTGCTGTAGCACAAAACGCAGACGTTGTAATTATTGATACTGCAGGAAGACTTCACAATAAAATCAACCTGATGAATGAGCTTTCCAAAATTAAAAGAGTAATGCAAAAGGTAATTCCTGATGCTCCTCATGAAATTCTTTTGGTTCTGGACGGATCTACAGGGCAGAATGCATTCGAACAGGCCAAGCAGTTTACTGCAGCTACAGAAGTAAATGCTTTAGCAGTAACCAAACTGGATGGAACAGCAAAAGGAGGTGTTGTAATCGGTATTTCTGACCAATTCCAAATCCCTGTAAAATATATAGGCGTAGGTGAAAAAATGCACGATTTACAGCTCTTTAATGGTACGGAATTTGTAGACTCATTCTTCAAGAAAAGATGA
- a CDS encoding GlsB/YeaQ/YmgE family stress response membrane protein: MGILTWILFGLIAGAIAKMIMPGTQGGGWLITIILGILGAFVGGAIGVYILHWGDVASFWNPRSWILSIGGALIILWIYGMATKKS; the protein is encoded by the coding sequence ATGGGAATATTAACATGGATCTTATTTGGTCTTATTGCAGGTGCAATCGCTAAAATGATCATGCCAGGAACTCAGGGAGGAGGATGGCTAATCACTATTATCCTGGGAATTCTGGGAGCATTTGTAGGAGGAGCTATAGGAGTTTACATTCTACATTGGGGAGATGTCGCATCTTTCTGGAATCCAAGAAGCTGGATTCTTTCAATAGGAGGAGCTTTAATTATCCTCTGGATTTACGGAATGGCTACTAAGAAAAGCTAA
- the sppA gene encoding signal peptide peptidase SppA — MRSFFKNVLANIVAIVILCAVFFIFFIMMLVFSSMGNDKSVAVKKNSVLTINLKTNIIDSPTEEEMGLFAISSQNKSVLLYDALEAINKAKTDDNIKGISIEADDLHAGLTQIDDLRNAIEDFKKSGKFVYAYGNGVSQSAYYLGSVADQYYLHPAGGIELKGLATEVTFFKDFADKYGIGIEVIRHGKFKSAVEPFLRNDISPENKEQLSTLLNDLWKNTSNKIAASRKIDTVQFRTIVDSLYGMIPDQGLKYKLADKLIQKSEYEDLLKSKLSLKEKEKLNKISLSSYINSYADDDKSGDKVAVLYASGSINNGDGYNDIHSEKYVKYIKQLQDDDKVKAVVFRINSPGGSANASDEILFELQQLKKKKPLIVSFGDYAASGGYYVAMAADKIYSEPNTLTGSIGVFGVLPYYKDIANKNGIRADVVGTNANSMYYSGLNGVTPYGVNMMTRSVEGTYKRFVHFVTQNRKKTFEQIDNVGGGRVWSGARAKQIGLVDELGTLNDAVKFAAQKAGLKSYQIDAFPKRMSPFEQLFKDLNEEDVSARIIKNKIGKSNYEILQQITDKKLQSEVKMEMPYQIRINN; from the coding sequence ATGAGAAGTTTCTTTAAAAATGTTTTGGCAAATATAGTAGCAATAGTAATACTTTGTGCTGTATTTTTCATCTTTTTCATTATGATGCTTGTGTTTAGTTCTATGGGTAATGATAAGTCGGTGGCGGTGAAAAAGAACTCGGTTCTTACGATTAATTTAAAAACAAATATAATAGACAGCCCCACTGAAGAGGAGATGGGATTGTTTGCTATAAGTTCCCAAAACAAAAGCGTTCTTCTTTATGATGCATTGGAAGCTATTAATAAGGCTAAAACTGATGACAATATTAAAGGAATAAGTATTGAAGCTGATGATCTCCATGCCGGGTTAACTCAGATTGATGATCTTCGGAATGCAATTGAAGATTTCAAGAAAAGTGGAAAATTTGTTTATGCATATGGAAATGGAGTATCACAGTCTGCTTATTATTTAGGTTCGGTTGCTGATCAGTACTATCTTCATCCGGCAGGTGGTATAGAGCTAAAAGGACTTGCTACTGAAGTTACCTTCTTTAAAGATTTCGCAGATAAATATGGAATCGGAATCGAGGTGATTCGTCATGGTAAATTTAAATCGGCAGTAGAGCCTTTTTTAAGAAATGATATTTCACCTGAAAATAAAGAACAGCTAAGTACACTACTAAATGACCTTTGGAAAAATACCTCCAATAAAATAGCTGCTTCAAGAAAAATTGATACAGTGCAGTTCAGAACGATTGTTGACAGTTTATATGGAATGATTCCTGATCAGGGACTGAAATATAAGCTTGCAGATAAGCTTATTCAAAAATCCGAATATGAAGATCTTCTTAAGTCTAAATTGAGTCTGAAGGAAAAAGAAAAACTGAATAAGATTTCTTTATCAAGTTATATAAATTCTTATGCAGATGATGATAAGTCTGGTGATAAGGTAGCTGTTTTATATGCTTCAGGATCTATAAACAATGGCGACGGGTATAATGATATCCATTCTGAGAAATATGTAAAATATATTAAACAGCTTCAGGATGATGATAAGGTAAAGGCGGTTGTCTTTAGAATTAATTCTCCCGGTGGAAGTGCGAACGCTTCAGATGAGATTCTGTTTGAATTGCAGCAGCTGAAAAAGAAAAAGCCGCTGATTGTTTCTTTCGGGGATTATGCTGCTTCAGGTGGATATTATGTAGCGATGGCAGCTGATAAAATTTATTCTGAGCCTAATACCCTTACAGGATCTATCGGGGTATTTGGAGTACTTCCATATTATAAAGATATTGCCAATAAAAACGGAATCCGTGCAGATGTTGTCGGTACGAATGCTAATTCTATGTATTATTCAGGATTAAACGGAGTGACGCCTTACGGAGTGAATATGATGACAAGAAGTGTAGAAGGAACTTATAAGAGATTTGTACACTTTGTTACTCAAAACAGAAAGAAAACTTTTGAGCAGATTGATAATGTAGGAGGAGGTAGAGTATGGAGCGGCGCCCGCGCAAAACAGATTGGCTTAGTAGATGAGCTTGGAACTTTAAATGATGCAGTGAAGTTTGCAGCACAGAAAGCAGGATTGAAATCTTATCAGATTGATGCTTTCCCTAAAAGGATGTCTCCATTTGAGCAGCTGTTCAAAGATCTGAATGAGGAAGATGTTTCTGCAAGGATCATTAAGAATAAGATCGGAAAATCCAACTATGAGATCTTACAGCAGATCACAGACAAAAAATTACAATCTGAGGTGAAAATGGAAATGCCATATCAGATTAGAATCAACAACTAA
- the folK gene encoding 2-amino-4-hydroxy-6-hydroxymethyldihydropteridine diphosphokinase has protein sequence MSQHKVVLLLGSNLGEQKKNIELALQKISEAGNHISQTSDFLMSDPVEFASSNIFCNIASIIFTHLSPIQLLDCIKHIEIEMGRINDSKVSGGYTDRIIDIDIIKYNELNFTSERLEIPHKKHLFERDFSRILLKDFI, from the coding sequence ATGTCGCAGCATAAGGTAGTTTTGTTACTAGGAAGTAACCTTGGAGAGCAAAAAAAAAATATAGAACTTGCTCTACAGAAAATAAGTGAGGCTGGAAACCACATTTCACAAACCAGCGATTTTTTGATGTCAGATCCCGTAGAATTTGCCAGTTCCAATATTTTTTGTAATATTGCATCAATAATATTCACGCATCTTTCACCAATTCAACTGCTTGATTGTATTAAACATATTGAAATTGAAATGGGAAGAATTAATGATTCAAAAGTGTCCGGAGGTTATACTGACAGGATTATAGATATTGATATCATTAAATATAATGAATTAAATTTTACCTCAGAAAGATTAGAAATCCCTCATAAAAAACATCTTTTTGAAAGGGATTTTTCTAGAATATTATTAAAAGATTTTATTTAA
- a CDS encoding OmpA family protein gives MKLGLLLLATTLPIAAFAQNSGTTVNSSTEYPNTFSSGSANVQPFNNKSRLFKDWSISVGGGTAFMVHSALKSIRQDKINWGYNAYVSIDKQISHTFGLSLLYTRGETKQTGQLPGTAGQLAGVGVATTQFDQIALLGDINFSNLLRRVDNHSPYRWAFHGYGGIGLQGYRTSLHDNDRNRWSDTPKRTPLFVKQDLGINSLYYQVGLGVKYNVSKLIDVEARTMYIISGEQSFDGSGYNNSSYDPSAPAESQYRYTILNNRRSYNAWTVSLGVSFKLGKQESHLAWHDPLQEAYYKINVLENATTDFVVCEKGDADNDGVCDDWDRQLDTPAGARVDGAGVALDMDLDGVIDLYDKCVTVPGPVENNGCPIK, from the coding sequence ATGAAATTAGGTTTATTATTATTGGCTACAACATTGCCAATTGCAGCGTTCGCACAGAACAGTGGCACTACAGTAAACTCTTCAACTGAGTACCCTAATACTTTCTCCTCAGGGTCAGCTAACGTACAACCTTTTAACAACAAATCAAGACTTTTCAAAGACTGGTCTATTTCAGTTGGAGGTGGTACAGCGTTTATGGTTCACTCAGCTCTGAAATCTATTCGTCAAGATAAGATAAACTGGGGCTACAATGCTTACGTAAGTATTGACAAACAAATCTCGCATACTTTTGGTTTAAGCCTTTTGTATACAAGAGGAGAGACCAAACAAACGGGACAACTTCCCGGAACTGCAGGCCAATTGGCAGGTGTAGGTGTTGCCACAACCCAGTTTGATCAAATCGCTTTATTAGGTGATATCAACTTCTCCAATTTATTAAGAAGAGTGGATAATCATTCCCCGTACCGATGGGCATTCCATGGTTATGGAGGAATTGGACTTCAGGGATACAGAACTTCTCTGCACGACAATGATAGAAACAGATGGAGTGATACTCCTAAAAGAACTCCTTTATTCGTAAAACAGGATCTTGGTATTAATTCTCTCTATTATCAGGTCGGCTTGGGAGTAAAATATAACGTTTCCAAACTTATTGATGTTGAAGCAAGAACCATGTATATCATAAGTGGAGAGCAATCGTTTGATGGCAGCGGATACAATAATTCAAGTTATGACCCTTCCGCTCCTGCAGAATCACAATACAGATATACGATACTTAACAACAGAAGATCTTACAATGCATGGACAGTATCTTTGGGTGTTTCTTTCAAACTAGGAAAACAAGAATCTCACTTAGCATGGCATGATCCTCTTCAGGAAGCTTACTACAAAATAAATGTACTGGAAAATGCTACCACAGACTTTGTTGTTTGCGAAAAAGGAGATGCTGACAACGATGGTGTGTGTGACGATTGGGACAGACAACTTGACACTCCTGCAGGAGCAAGAGTAGATGGTGCCGGAGTTGCTTTAGATATGGATCTTGACGGAGTTATTGATCTGTATGATAAGTGCGTAACGGTTCCTGGACCTGTTGAAAATAACGGATGTCCTATCAAATAA
- a CDS encoding OmpA family protein, whose translation MRLNFAIVALALTIPVISFAQDSTVSSGQYPNTFSSGSANVSPFTNQSKRFNDWSISAGAGVPLLQSADLTSIKNGNGKNLFGYSAYVSIDKAITHAFGINLQYDRGETRQGWFNTKDSAPDASAVAGRTQYDAISILGDVNFSNLLRRVDNHSTYRWALHGYAGIGTIAYKAYQKDINGQRLMTEVKPFELGSLFMQAGAGLKFKVSRRIDIEGRLMYVVTGDDTFDGGGDKYSAINRRSSQVSDNFFNATLGLSLKLGKHQSHLMWHDPLQEIYYKLDVLANKNQDIEVCKKGDADNDGVCDDWDRQLDTPAGARVDGAGVALDTDLDGVIDLYDKCVTVPGPVENNGCPVIVIVDHKKTAVEVEKTLKDIYFNFNKATIRPESNSKLDLAASIIKEKGGNYLLTGHTDIKGSAAYNLRLSKERAAAVVGALESRGIKENVLKSRGVGSSEATVPASASDAERMADRKVTVRFIETSEWDAIKKKDYEDVVVKKPIKKAPLKKKKK comes from the coding sequence ATGAGATTAAATTTTGCAATCGTTGCTTTAGCTTTGACCATCCCTGTCATAAGCTTTGCACAAGACTCTACGGTATCCAGTGGACAATATCCCAATACATTTTCTTCAGGATCTGCCAATGTTTCCCCATTCACCAACCAATCAAAGAGATTCAATGACTGGTCTATTTCAGCAGGGGCTGGAGTTCCGCTTCTTCAATCAGCTGATTTGACCTCAATAAAAAACGGTAACGGTAAAAACCTTTTCGGATATTCTGCCTATGTAAGTATTGATAAAGCGATTACCCATGCTTTTGGGATCAACTTACAATATGACAGAGGAGAAACCAGACAAGGATGGTTCAATACCAAAGACTCTGCTCCTGATGCTTCTGCAGTAGCCGGCAGAACTCAGTATGACGCAATATCAATATTAGGAGATGTGAACTTCTCAAATCTATTAAGAAGAGTTGACAATCATTCTACTTACAGATGGGCACTTCACGGATATGCAGGTATCGGTACAATAGCTTACAAAGCTTATCAGAAAGATATCAACGGGCAAAGACTGATGACTGAAGTTAAACCTTTCGAACTTGGATCTTTATTTATGCAGGCTGGTGCCGGTTTAAAATTCAAAGTCAGTAGAAGAATTGATATTGAAGGCAGATTGATGTATGTGGTAACAGGCGACGATACATTTGACGGAGGAGGTGATAAATACAGTGCGATCAACAGACGTTCTTCACAAGTTTCTGATAACTTCTTTAATGCTACCTTAGGTCTTTCCCTAAAATTAGGAAAACATCAGTCTCACTTAATGTGGCATGACCCGCTTCAGGAAATCTATTACAAACTTGACGTTTTGGCTAATAAAAACCAGGATATTGAAGTATGTAAAAAAGGAGATGCTGATAATGACGGAGTATGTGACGATTGGGACAGACAGCTTGACACTCCTGCAGGAGCAAGAGTAGATGGTGCCGGAGTTGCTCTTGATACAGATTTAGATGGCGTAATTGACCTTTACGATAAGTGTGTAACAGTTCCAGGACCTGTTGAAAACAACGGATGTCCTGTTATTGTCATAGTAGATCATAAAAAGACTGCAGTAGAAGTAGAAAAAACACTTAAAGACATCTACTTTAACTTTAATAAAGCTACTATCAGACCAGAATCTAACAGTAAACTGGATCTTGCCGCTTCAATTATTAAAGAAAAAGGAGGTAATTACCTGTTAACAGGACATACCGATATTAAAGGAAGTGCAGCCTATAACCTAAGATTATCTAAAGAAAGAGCTGCTGCTGTAGTGGGAGCTTTAGAAAGCAGAGGGATCAAAGAAAATGTACTGAAATCAAGAGGTGTAGGGTCTTCAGAGGCAACTGTTCCAGCTTCAGCTTCAGATGCTGAAAGAATGGCAGACAGAAAAGTGACTGTAAGATTTATAGAAACTTCAGAATGGGATGCCATCAAAAAGAAAGATTATGAGGATGTTGTGGTAAAAAAGCCAATAAAAAAAGCACCCCTTAAGAAAAAGAAAAAATAA
- a CDS encoding OmpA family protein has translation MKLSLAIVALALAVPTASFAQDSTAVSNGKYPNTFSSGSANVSPFTNQSKRFNDWSISAGAGVPLLQSADLTSIKNGNGKNLFGYSAYVSIDKAITHAFGINLQYDRGETRQGWFNTKDSAPDASAVAGRTQYDAISILGDVNFSNLLRRVDNHSAYRWALHGYAGIGTIAYKAYQKDINGQRLMTEVKPFQLGSLFMQAGAGLKFKVSRRIDIEGRLMYVVTGDDTFDGGGDPYSAINRRSSQVSDNFFNATLGLSLKLGKHESHLMWHDPLQEIYYKLDVLANKNQDIEVCKKGDADNDGVCDDWDRQLDTPAGARVDGAGVALDTDLDGVIDLYDKCVTVPGPVENNGCPIATTGPVVETETKLEGIEFDLNSDRILPSNTPILNNAVNYINSSNGSYSVIGATDTRGTDAYNQKLSERRANNVKNYLIKNGVQTGKLQAVGKGKKDLKYPECEPATKCPEWKNRANRRVYFEAK, from the coding sequence ATGAAATTAAGTTTAGCAATTGTTGCATTAGCTTTGGCTGTTCCTACGGCCAGTTTTGCACAAGACTCGACGGCAGTTTCAAATGGAAAGTACCCAAATACTTTTTCTTCTGGGTCTGCTAATGTTTCCCCATTCACCAACCAATCGAAGAGATTCAACGACTGGTCTATTTCAGCGGGGGCTGGAGTTCCACTCCTTCAATCAGCTGATTTAACATCTATTAAAAACGGTAACGGTAAAAATCTTTTCGGATATTCTGCTTATGTAAGTATTGATAAAGCGATCACTCATGCTTTTGGGATCAATTTACAATATGACAGAGGAGAAACCAGACAGGGATGGTTTAATACGAAAGACTCTGCTCCTGATGCTTCAGCAGTAGCCGGAAGAACACAGTATGACGCAATATCAATCTTAGGAGATGTTAACTTCTCAAATTTATTAAGAAGAGTTGACAATCATTCTGCTTACAGATGGGCACTTCACGGATATGCAGGTATCGGTACAATAGCTTACAAGGCATATCAGAAAGATATCAACGGGCAAAGACTGATGACTGAAGTGAAGCCTTTCCAACTTGGATCTTTATTTATGCAGGCTGGTGCCGGTTTAAAATTCAAAGTCAGCAGAAGAATTGATATTGAAGGTAGATTGATGTATGTGGTAACAGGCGACGATACATTTGACGGAGGAGGTGATCCATACAGTGCGATCAACAGACGTTCTTCACAAGTTTCTGATAACTTCTTTAATGCTACTTTAGGACTTTCCCTAAAATTAGGAAAACATGAGTCTCACTTAATGTGGCATGACCCGCTTCAGGAAATCTATTACAAACTTGACGTTTTGGCTAATAAAAACCAGGATATTGAAGTATGTAAAAAAGGAGATGCTGATAACGACGGAGTATGTGACGATTGGGACAGACAGCTTGACACTCCTGCAGGAGCAAGAGTAGATGGTGCCGGAGTTGCTCTCGATACAGACTTAGATGGGGTAATTGACCTTTATGATAAGTGTGTAACAGTTCCAGGACCTGTTGAAAACAACGGATGCCCTATCGCAACAACAGGACCTGTAGTAGAAACTGAAACTAAATTGGAAGGAATTGAGTTTGATTTAAATTCTGACAGAATTTTACCTTCAAATACTCCAATTTTAAATAACGCTGTTAACTATATCAATTCTTCAAATGGTTCATATAGTGTAATTGGTGCTACTGATACAAGAGGTACTGATGCGTATAACCAAAAACTATCTGAAAGAAGAGCAAACAACGTTAAGAACTATCTGATCAAAAATGGTGTTCAGACTGGAAAACTACAGGCTGTAGGTAAAGGTAAAAAAGACCTTAAATACCCTGAATGTGAACCAGCAACTAAGTGCCCTGAATGGAAAAACAGAGCCAACAGAAGAGTATACTTCGAAGCTAAATAA
- a CDS encoding ATP-dependent DNA helicase RecQ, which produces MISPQDFQKLKYDTLKYFWGYTEFRDSQEEIINAVINEKDTLVLLPTGAGKSLCYQLPALLKEGTCLVISPLLALMKDQVNQLKFRGIEAEYLSSELDEYDAETIYNRCKEGLTKLLYISPERLTNKQFLQNIEEIQLSFIAVDEAHCISEWGQDFRPSYQNIKGFRSNNPEIPCLALTATATPKVLKEIKTKLELREPSVFQRSFKRNNIRIFTEEVADKFQRVFDILKYNNDSGIVYVRTRKEAELLTEFLKKNQLKNVDYFHAGLTTKEKNTKQNLWNNSDNHVLISTNAFGMGIDKDNVRFVIHYSPAASLENYYQEIGRSGRDGKESFAFMLWNQQELLNFDQILKNQIPNKGEFLKIISYLYSIFQVAEFELPEKTFQLNTVGIQNFTKSSRAKINNVLNFLHNQEIVYFNDHKSLSSLELFIKSDEIDQLPQKDAHFIELLFRTVSGITTHKVMFSEQQVSNKINVGVPLIKERLKELQQKNYLEYLDGALASIKFLKPRDERAINNAYWKLFEHIQKNKIQKWEEMKFYVENNNYCKMKLILAYFGEKNSKNCGHCSVCEKNKQSIFGKNVSQQIINLLAKKPSTIEELSIQLSYHSKENILENLIFLLDSGKVRMLNFRTYILNQD; this is translated from the coding sequence ATGATTTCGCCGCAGGACTTTCAAAAGCTAAAATATGATACTCTTAAGTATTTCTGGGGTTATACCGAATTCCGGGACTCTCAGGAAGAAATCATCAATGCTGTTATCAACGAAAAAGACACACTGGTTCTGTTACCCACAGGAGCAGGAAAATCTTTATGCTATCAGCTTCCGGCTTTACTGAAAGAAGGAACCTGCCTTGTCATTTCTCCGCTGCTGGCATTAATGAAAGACCAGGTAAATCAGCTTAAATTCAGGGGGATCGAAGCAGAATACCTTTCTTCAGAACTAGATGAGTATGATGCAGAAACCATTTATAACCGATGTAAAGAAGGCCTTACCAAATTACTTTACATTTCTCCTGAACGATTGACCAACAAACAGTTTCTTCAAAATATTGAAGAGATTCAACTGTCATTTATTGCTGTAGATGAGGCTCACTGTATTTCAGAATGGGGACAGGATTTCCGCCCTAGTTATCAGAATATAAAAGGATTCAGAAGCAATAATCCTGAAATTCCTTGTCTGGCTCTCACTGCTACTGCCACGCCAAAAGTTCTGAAAGAGATAAAAACAAAACTGGAACTCAGAGAGCCTTCAGTTTTTCAGAGAAGTTTTAAGAGAAATAATATCAGAATTTTTACAGAAGAAGTTGCCGATAAATTCCAGCGTGTCTTCGATATTTTAAAATACAACAACGATTCTGGAATTGTCTACGTCAGAACCAGAAAAGAAGCTGAACTGCTTACTGAGTTTCTGAAAAAAAATCAACTGAAAAACGTAGATTATTTTCATGCCGGCCTGACAACAAAAGAAAAAAATACTAAACAGAACCTCTGGAACAATAGTGACAACCATGTACTGATCTCTACAAATGCATTCGGGATGGGAATTGACAAAGATAATGTACGCTTCGTCATTCACTATTCTCCTGCAGCCTCTCTGGAAAATTATTATCAGGAAATCGGAAGATCCGGAAGAGATGGAAAAGAAAGTTTTGCTTTCATGCTTTGGAACCAGCAGGAACTTTTAAACTTCGACCAGATTTTAAAAAACCAGATTCCCAATAAAGGAGAGTTTTTAAAGATCATCAGCTACCTCTACTCTATTTTCCAGGTAGCAGAATTTGAACTGCCGGAGAAAACATTTCAGCTGAATACCGTAGGTATACAGAACTTCACAAAATCATCCCGGGCAAAGATCAATAATGTGCTTAATTTTCTGCACAATCAGGAAATTGTTTATTTTAATGACCACAAAAGCCTGTCATCCCTTGAACTTTTCATTAAATCTGATGAAATAGATCAACTCCCACAGAAAGATGCTCATTTTATAGAGCTTCTTTTCCGTACGGTATCAGGAATCACGACCCATAAGGTGATGTTCAGTGAACAGCAGGTAAGCAACAAAATTAATGTAGGTGTTCCTCTGATCAAAGAACGGCTGAAAGAACTTCAGCAAAAGAATTATCTTGAATATCTGGATGGCGCTCTGGCAAGCATTAAGTTTTTAAAACCCCGTGACGAACGAGCGATTAATAATGCTTATTGGAAGTTGTTTGAACATATTCAGAAAAATAAAATTCAGAAATGGGAAGAAATGAAATTTTATGTAGAAAATAACAACTACTGTAAAATGAAACTTATTCTCGCTTATTTCGGAGAAAAAAATTCAAAGAACTGTGGCCACTGTTCCGTTTGTGAAAAGAATAAACAATCTATTTTTGGAAAGAATGTTTCTCAGCAAATCATCAACCTTCTGGCCAAAAAACCTTCTACTATTGAAGAGCTTTCTATACAGCTAAGTTATCATTCTAAAGAAAATATTTTAGAAAATCTTATCTTCCTTTTAGATTCAGGGAAGGTAAGAATGCTCAATTTTAGAACCTATATTCTGAATCAGGATTAA